The sequence below is a genomic window from Sphingomonas naphthae.
GGGGTGAGTTCATCCGGGAAGATCACGGCATCGAAGTCCCCGACGAGCGCCTGATAAACCGCCGGGTCGGTAAAATCGGCGCTGCTCTTGCCGGTGAAGACGGTCTCGTAATCGGCAAGACTGATCTCCCTGCGAAGATCGGCAAGGGCCGATTTGTCCCCGGCCGCCAGCTGCGACAGTTTCTGCCGGATCGCAGCCTTTGGGCGAAAGATAAGATTATAGGTCGCCTTGTCGACCGTTGCGCCCGTGATGGCGCCGACACCATGAAGGAACAGCGATTGGATCGTCTCGTCCTGCGAGACATCGGTGAATTCGAGACTGATGATGATCCAGTGACCGCGCCATTCACCGAGGCCGCGATGGAAGTCCCGATCATCGAGACGGTGCGCCATGCGCAGCAAATTGTCGTCGAGCAGCAGGCGGATCGCGCGGAACAGGTTTGTCTTGCCCGATCCGTTCTCGCCGATGATCGTGTTCACGCCCTTTTCGAACTTCACCGTGGCGCGGGCGAAGTTTCGGTAATTGACCAGCTGCAGTTTCGAAATGTGCATGCATCCCCCCCGGACATCAGTTTGTATCGATCAGGCGCGATCGGAAAAGCGGTTGAACGCGGTGATCTCGCGCACCAGCAGTTCGACATCGCGCAGATAGATTTCCTTGCGCAGGAATGCGATCTCGGCCTCCTGGAGCCCATCCTCGACATCGATATACCAGGCGCGGGGATTGGGATTGTCGTCGCCGTTCCAGCGATAGCCGCGAGCCTTGAGGACATCCTTCAGGTCGAAGGGCGAGTTCTCCGCCCAGATCCGCCAGCTCGAACGCCGGGCCTTTTCCAGCAGCCGTTGCATCGCCGGCACCCCGCTTGTCGGAAGCGGCGCGGCAAGCAGCTCGATGGCTGCACGACAGTCGTGAACGGCGCGGTGCCGGTCATAGAAAAAGCCGGTGCTGGCGGCGAGGTAGGCGAGCTTCACGCCTTCATGCCCTTCCTCGGTCCAGTCGACCTGGGACATTGAACAGGCCCAAGGCTTGAGAACGAAAGGATCACTGAGTCGCTCCAGAAATCGGCGATCAAAGCTCGCATTGTGCGCGATCACGAGCGACGCCCGGTCGACCAGCGCTCGGACAGCATCAACATCGATACGCTGCCCGGCAACCATTTCGTCAGTGATGCCGGTCAATCGCGTGATTGCAGGCGGGATTGGCGACGAAGGCTCCTGAAACTGTTCGAATGGTGGGCCAATGTCGCAGATCAA
It includes:
- a CDS encoding 3'-5' exonuclease, encoding MEARTRMSDLEAMADALQASGQYRVQRRLQPRLRINDARGAPTRQGLFVDVETTGLDPTKHEIIELGMIPFSYLPDGLICDIGPPFEQFQEPSSPIPPAITRLTGITDEMVAGQRIDVDAVRALVDRASLVIAHNASFDRRFLERLSDPFVLKPWACSMSQVDWTEEGHEGVKLAYLAASTGFFYDRHRAVHDCRAAIELLAAPLPTSGVPAMQRLLEKARRSSWRIWAENSPFDLKDVLKARGYRWNGDDNPNPRAWYIDVEDGLQEAEIAFLRKEIYLRDVELLVREITAFNRFSDRA